In Arcobacter ellisii, a genomic segment contains:
- the htpG gene encoding molecular chaperone HtpG, giving the protein MAKHQFQTEVGQLLHLMTHSLYSNKEIFIRELVSNASDAIDKLNYLRLTDENLKDKFADWKGEINISFDEADKSLTISDNGIGMNEADLIASIGTIAKSGTKSFVENLTGDAKKDSNLIGQFGVGFYSVFMVASNVDVITKKAGEEQAYKWSSTGTGEFDLTPAIKESNGTVIYIKLKDDEVSEFASKYRIKNIVGKYSNHIAYPIFLNYSEEVTETLSEEDKKAGKESAKTTERKHEKINEATALWMQPKAKLKEQDYNDFYKSISHDSSDPMLTIHTKTEGVNEYTTLFYIPKTAPMDMYRADFQSGVKLYVKRVFITDDEKELLPTYLRFVRGIIDSEDLPLNVSREILQENRILANIKQGSVKKILAEIKKLSKDEEKYAEFVAQYIRPLKEGVYQDFTNKEAILELLRYKSTKTELGKMTSLEAYKERANTEQKAIYYIVGENEKVLRNSPLIESYKKNDIEVLILDDKEIDEIITPAIGAYKEWEFKDITACEPPKVEQTEEEKKEVEEKFQDITKKIKDKLGDAVKDVKVTNRLSESPSCVVKDAADAQMAAMAHMFRAMGQAIPESAPILEINPDHEIVKKLNGCADESTIEDVSWILLDQAKLSEGMEITDTVAFAQRLSRITAKAL; this is encoded by the coding sequence ATGGCAAAACATCAATTTCAAACAGAAGTAGGACAATTATTACATTTAATGACACACTCTTTATACTCAAATAAAGAGATTTTTATAAGAGAACTTGTATCAAATGCAAGTGATGCTATTGATAAATTAAACTATTTAAGATTAACAGATGAAAATCTAAAAGATAAATTTGCAGATTGGAAAGGTGAGATTAATATCTCTTTTGATGAAGCTGATAAATCTTTAACAATTTCAGATAATGGTATTGGGATGAATGAAGCTGATTTAATAGCTTCAATTGGAACAATCGCAAAATCAGGAACAAAATCATTTGTTGAAAATTTAACTGGTGATGCAAAAAAAGATTCAAACTTAATCGGTCAATTTGGGGTTGGATTTTATTCAGTATTTATGGTAGCTTCAAATGTTGATGTAATTACTAAAAAAGCTGGTGAAGAACAAGCTTATAAGTGGTCATCAACTGGAACTGGAGAGTTTGATTTAACTCCTGCTATTAAAGAGTCAAATGGAACAGTTATTTATATCAAATTAAAAGATGATGAAGTAAGTGAATTTGCATCTAAATATAGAATCAAAAATATTGTTGGAAAATATTCAAATCATATTGCTTATCCAATTTTCTTAAATTATAGTGAAGAAGTAACTGAAACTTTAAGTGAAGAAGATAAAAAAGCAGGAAAAGAATCAGCAAAAACAACTGAGAGAAAACACGAAAAAATCAATGAAGCAACAGCTTTATGGATGCAACCAAAAGCAAAATTAAAAGAGCAAGATTATAATGATTTTTATAAATCAATTTCTCATGATAGTTCAGACCCAATGCTTACAATTCACACAAAAACAGAGGGTGTAAACGAATATACAACACTATTTTATATTCCAAAAACTGCACCAATGGATATGTATAGGGCAGATTTCCAAAGTGGTGTTAAACTTTATGTTAAAAGAGTATTTATCACAGATGATGAAAAAGAGTTATTACCAACTTATTTAAGATTTGTAAGAGGAATTATTGACTCTGAAGATTTACCTTTAAATGTAAGTAGAGAGATTTTACAAGAAAATAGAATTCTTGCAAATATCAAACAAGGAAGTGTTAAAAAAATCCTTGCTGAAATCAAAAAATTGTCAAAAGATGAAGAAAAATACGCTGAGTTTGTAGCTCAATATATTAGACCTTTAAAAGAGGGTGTATATCAAGACTTTACAAATAAAGAGGCTATTTTAGAGCTTTTAAGATATAAATCAACAAAAACTGAACTTGGAAAAATGACTTCGTTAGAAGCATATAAAGAAAGAGCTAATACTGAGCAAAAAGCTATTTATTATATCGTTGGAGAAAATGAAAAAGTATTAAGAAATTCTCCACTAATAGAGTCATATAAGAAAAATGACATTGAAGTTTTAATCTTAGATGATAAAGAAATCGATGAAATCATCACTCCTGCAATTGGTGCATATAAAGAGTGGGAATTTAAAGATATTACAGCTTGTGAGCCTCCAAAAGTTGAACAAACTGAAGAAGAGAAAAAAGAAGTTGAGGAAAAATTCCAAGACATTACTAAAAAAATCAAAGATAAATTAGGTGATGCAGTTAAAGATGTAAAAGTTACAAATAGACTTTCAGAGTCTCCATCGTGCGTTGTAAAAGATGCAGCTGATGCACAAATGGCAGCAATGGCTCATATGTTTAGAGCAATGGGACAAGCTATCCCAGAATCAGCTCCAATCTTAGAAATTAACCCTGACCATGAAATCGTAAAAAAATTAAACGGTTGTGCAGATGAATCAACAATCGAAGATGTTTCTTGGATTTTATTAGACCAAGCAAAATTAAGTGAAGGTATGGAAATCACAGATACTGTAGCTTTCGCTCAAAGATTATCAAGAATTACTGCTAAAGCTTTATAA
- the ciaB gene encoding invasion protein CiaB — protein sequence MTKEEFLNDLQKIYDFLNDQKTKTNELIKFLENEEFDKLTLIDDFAKSLNLEMNSDLRFALVTRLVNLRDDSLVQVLKKLEKNEKEIISLQEKAYQFVKEYWHDKHTKFIDFIVENKLLTPFYREVFIGVYNVGLQMSSWQTSWTAHIINGINKELVAKFEGDEAKIMKYLEDEKLFDLGHGGITADRCYSALVKDGDKYKSLAYIKAFKKETTEVVDALEEFADKLIELEDEIYNQKWDYVLYIQALIKAFSEDRTNELVSKWADVDRAWMKIKTPIQIGHPLEYYEDHFRKAVALEWDIRLTNPKFAQNDHRVNKIKSAFAKIFSSFEANESYKKIYDFSFKSLDKVQLYVGRPALFFGAELNGLFSAQVVPNDEVVSLEEGKKIFAFSDEILQTSRAKPFLKLSREIFGQELLTRDRMFLFNETASWHQVYDISTVGHEYGHILWCDDETESVMNKTGNFKNIEEFKATTGGLISYLLDVDTDELHLKEQVLIDLVKRSVGLIGWMEVDEVQPYYCEGLIHLSGLFESGVLAWDNENKKLNIDISDKKFEALKAWYITNYTALAKHYLDKLDATQFLNNYATKTEKYFMPNDETINSFVKYYFKRYQEIGQELDTVDKKSNYIK from the coding sequence ATGACAAAAGAAGAATTTTTAAATGACTTACAAAAAATATATGATTTTTTAAATGACCAAAAAACAAAAACAAATGAATTAATAAAATTTTTAGAAAATGAAGAGTTTGATAAACTAACTCTTATTGATGATTTTGCAAAATCTTTAAATCTTGAAATGAATAGTGATTTAAGATTTGCACTTGTTACAAGACTTGTGAATTTAAGAGATGATAGTTTAGTTCAAGTATTAAAAAAGCTTGAAAAAAATGAGAAAGAAATCATTTCTTTACAAGAAAAAGCTTATCAATTTGTAAAAGAGTATTGGCATGACAAACATACAAAATTTATTGATTTTATAGTTGAGAACAAACTTTTAACACCTTTTTATAGGGAAGTATTTATTGGAGTTTATAACGTAGGACTTCAAATGTCATCTTGGCAAACTTCTTGGACAGCTCATATTATAAATGGAATAAATAAAGAGTTAGTTGCCAAATTTGAAGGTGATGAAGCAAAAATTATGAAATATCTTGAAGATGAAAAACTTTTTGATTTAGGACATGGAGGAATTACTGCTGATAGATGTTATTCTGCTTTAGTTAAAGATGGTGACAAATACAAATCTTTAGCATATATAAAAGCTTTCAAAAAAGAGACAACAGAAGTTGTGGATGCACTTGAAGAGTTTGCAGATAAACTAATCGAACTTGAAGATGAAATCTATAACCAAAAATGGGATTATGTTTTATATATTCAAGCACTTATAAAAGCATTTAGTGAAGATAGAACAAATGAATTAGTTTCAAAATGGGCAGATGTAGATAGAGCTTGGATGAAAATAAAAACTCCAATTCAAATCGGACATCCACTTGAATACTATGAAGACCATTTTAGAAAAGCTGTTGCACTTGAATGGGATATTAGACTTACAAATCCAAAATTTGCTCAAAATGACCATAGAGTAAATAAAATAAAATCAGCTTTTGCAAAAATATTTTCAAGTTTTGAAGCAAATGAAAGCTACAAAAAAATCTATGATTTTTCTTTTAAATCCCTTGATAAAGTTCAACTTTATGTGGGACGACCAGCACTATTTTTTGGTGCAGAATTAAATGGACTATTTTCAGCTCAAGTTGTACCAAATGATGAAGTTGTATCTTTAGAAGAAGGTAAAAAAATCTTTGCATTTTCTGATGAGATTTTACAAACAAGCAGGGCTAAACCATTTTTAAAACTAAGCCGTGAAATCTTCGGTCAAGAGTTACTTACGCGAGATAGAATGTTCTTATTTAATGAAACAGCTTCTTGGCATCAAGTTTATGATATTAGCACTGTGGGACATGAATATGGACATATTTTGTGGTGTGATGATGAAACAGAATCAGTTATGAATAAAACTGGAAACTTCAAAAATATCGAAGAGTTCAAAGCAACAACTGGAGGTTTAATCTCATATTTACTCGATGTTGATACAGATGAACTACACCTAAAAGAACAAGTTTTAATTGACCTTGTAAAAAGAAGTGTTGGGCTTATTGGTTGGATGGAAGTTGATGAAGTTCAACCTTATTATTGTGAAGGATTAATTCATTTAAGTGGGCTTTTTGAAAGTGGTGTTTTAGCTTGGGATAATGAAAATAAAAAACTAAATATAGATATAAGTGATAAAAAATTTGAAGCCTTAAAAGCTTGGTATATCACAAACTACACAGCTTTAGCAAAACACTATTTAGACAAACTTGATGCAACACAGTTTTTAAATAACTATGCAACAAAAACTGAAAAATATTTTATGCCAAATGATGAAACTATAAACTCATTTGTAAAATATTACTTCAAAAGATACCAAGAAATTGGACAAGAATTAGACACAGTTGATAAAAAAAGTAACTATATAAAATAA
- a CDS encoding response regulator: MKKALFLLLIFPLFLIASFKDSLTKEEKTWLDNQKVITVGAMDNWEPINFVDYKNQPSGIGASIVEILNKKLDNKLQIVSSHWNEIYEKTKAGELNAIFDITPKKEREEFFLFTKAYLQIPHVIVSRSQQQPFLSLVDLNEKVVALEKGVGTIIDLEKNFPNIKIKTFENTTFALDAVSRGIADAYIGNRAVVDYKIRNELLTNLKVDNIDITRKPTLLTIGISKQYPLLASILQKAMDEVPIEEINKIYSKWTKEKIIDIGLTKEEKNYLTQKGKLKLVTSNDSWAPYLFIDNNNNINGLEIDFFNLLQSRLRIPIELEYKVWSEALDDARKHKYDGIFPATPTPERKKDLLFSNSYYISSIAIVTNNNLKEFNENNFSGKKIALFKDSFVKEFIEQRVKNAKIIEIEGGIKELLNTLKNGQVDAIADYTAALNFGIKENNLEDKIKISKVFNSDDLTGSNYGTTNKEPLLNSIINKAIASFTKEEIETIKTRWEGTLPSILKKSEKLVFLTKEEELWLKEHPVIKYAGDPNYMPFESFDFNGNYIGIVANHLDFIEENLGIKIEILKTNSWRETLDFAKTNKVDMFSNYVGVEDFSDTHITVPMDIESPVVVVGKRDKNQDFIISISQLKDKKIAVIKDYFYLKEIYKKFPNMNYIEVENAQVALNGVSLGIYDFALCSLPVATYNINQGLSNIEIIGKTDDYMQLGFSIRKDYEILSKIIEKVLIYHNNTEFNEVIKNWEKVTKESDLNWDFIFKILIIILSMIIILLLWNYQLKRQVSKKTYELSKLLKFFDENVIASRTDLEGNITYVSDAFCKISGNSREFMLGKNHRIGKHPDNDPQIYKEMWQTIIDGKTWKGRIKNKTKDGGYYWVDSIIEQEKDNDGNVIGYLSIRHDVTAQVELEKLSANLENIIKERTAELYEMNQKQKAIFDTASIGIVLLKNRIINELNDKICNIFGYEYDELLNQSTRIFFLNDEDYDSVKEEYEILKEHKVVTWEQKFVRRNGISFWARISMQAIDFMDLDKGTVAIIDDITLEKKALEDIKKAKELAEESTKSKSEFLANMSHEIRTPMNAIIGMAYLALQTNLDEQQKNYIQKIDRASKNLLGIINDILDFSKIEAGKMHFEKIDFSLDDILSNISSLFTFQTQEKGLELLFDIDTTLPLALKGDALRLNQVLTNLLSNAIKFTSKGEVILSIKQLSKNENEVEIRFDVKDSGIGISDEQKAKLFNSFSQADNSTTRKYGGTGLGLAISKQIVELMGGSVGLESTVGVGSDFYFILKFDLQEKQKNLDLMENDINNLKVLIVDDNASSREILENIIKSLKFEVKALCCGKESVIELKEAYSKNEPYNLVLMDWKMPDLDGIETIIKINEEIKEIPAFIMVTAYDRDELIEKAKEVKILGFLEKPISPSTLYDTILKSFGKEIVKSSKEFRHDINFNEIKALVSGAKILLVEDNLQNQEIATEFLNKANINIVIANNGKEAVDILNENEEFDAVLMDCQMPIMDGYEATKHIREIEKFANLPIIAMTANAMQGDKEKCISVGMNDYISKPLDFNKFYETLGKWVKLKNPIQKVTEKIEVEDINIDNLKIEGIDINEALARMAGNKKLFLTQLERFVKSQEDFKTRIVDEDLETAIREAHTLKGLCGNIGANSLFTKAKELEYHLKEKGFDNNSFLLIQILNEELQELIEKIKEQLNIFGLEKENESLDNLEIDEEKVSKLIDELQYLLDELDSDAIIKANELKNELSKTLHSEKLDRLMSSINNFDFDKASEILQTIK, from the coding sequence ATGAAAAAAGCTCTTTTTTTACTACTAATCTTTCCTCTTTTTTTAATTGCAAGTTTCAAAGACTCATTAACAAAAGAGGAAAAAACTTGGCTTGATAATCAAAAGGTTATAACAGTTGGCGCAATGGACAATTGGGAACCTATCAATTTTGTTGATTATAAAAATCAGCCTTCAGGAATTGGGGCTTCAATCGTAGAAATCTTAAATAAAAAATTAGATAATAAACTACAAATTGTCTCTTCACATTGGAATGAAATTTATGAAAAAACAAAAGCTGGAGAGTTAAATGCCATTTTTGATATAACTCCAAAAAAAGAGAGAGAAGAGTTTTTTTTATTTACAAAAGCCTATTTACAAATTCCCCATGTGATAGTTTCAAGGTCTCAACAACAGCCATTTTTATCTTTAGTTGATTTAAACGAAAAAGTTGTTGCTCTTGAAAAAGGTGTTGGAACAATCATTGATTTAGAAAAAAACTTTCCTAATATAAAAATAAAAACTTTTGAAAATACAACTTTTGCTTTAGATGCAGTTTCAAGGGGAATTGCAGATGCTTATATTGGAAATAGGGCAGTTGTTGATTATAAAATAAGAAATGAACTTTTAACTAATTTAAAAGTTGATAATATTGATATAACAAGAAAACCAACACTTCTTACAATTGGTATTTCAAAACAATATCCATTGTTAGCATCTATTTTACAAAAGGCTATGGATGAAGTTCCCATTGAAGAGATAAATAAAATCTATTCAAAATGGACAAAAGAAAAAATTATTGATATTGGTTTGACTAAAGAAGAAAAAAATTATTTAACACAAAAAGGAAAACTTAAATTAGTAACTTCAAATGATAGTTGGGCTCCATATCTATTTATAGATAATAACAATAATATAAATGGTTTAGAAATAGATTTTTTTAATCTTTTACAATCAAGACTTAGAATTCCAATTGAACTTGAATATAAAGTTTGGAGTGAAGCTTTAGATGATGCTAGAAAACATAAATATGATGGTATCTTCCCTGCTACTCCAACGCCTGAGCGAAAAAAAGACTTACTTTTTTCAAATTCTTATTATATTTCATCAATTGCAATAGTTACAAATAATAATTTAAAAGAGTTCAATGAAAACAATTTTTCTGGAAAAAAGATAGCACTTTTTAAAGATAGTTTTGTAAAAGAGTTTATAGAACAAAGAGTTAAAAATGCAAAAATTATTGAAATTGAAGGTGGAATAAAAGAACTTTTAAATACTTTAAAAAATGGACAAGTTGATGCAATTGCAGATTATACAGCAGCTTTAAATTTTGGTATAAAAGAGAATAATCTTGAAGATAAAATAAAAATTTCAAAAGTTTTTAATTCTGATGATTTAACAGGTTCAAATTATGGAACAACAAATAAAGAGCCTTTATTAAACTCAATTATAAATAAAGCCATAGCCTCTTTTACAAAAGAGGAAATTGAAACTATAAAAACTAGATGGGAAGGAACACTTCCTTCTATTTTAAAAAAGAGTGAAAAGCTTGTTTTTTTAACAAAAGAGGAAGAGTTATGGTTAAAGGAACATCCTGTTATAAAATATGCTGGTGATCCAAATTATATGCCTTTTGAATCTTTTGATTTTAATGGAAATTATATAGGAATAGTTGCAAATCATTTGGATTTTATAGAGGAGAATCTTGGGATAAAAATTGAGATTTTAAAAACTAACTCTTGGAGAGAGACTTTAGATTTTGCAAAAACAAATAAAGTTGATATGTTTTCAAATTATGTTGGAGTTGAAGATTTTAGTGATACTCATATTACAGTTCCAATGGATATAGAAAGTCCTGTTGTTGTAGTTGGGAAAAGGGATAAAAATCAAGATTTTATTATTTCTATTTCTCAATTAAAAGATAAAAAAATTGCTGTAATCAAAGATTATTTTTATTTAAAAGAGATTTATAAAAAATTTCCAAATATGAATTATATTGAAGTTGAAAATGCTCAAGTAGCTTTAAATGGTGTTTCTTTAGGAATCTATGATTTTGCACTTTGTTCTTTACCTGTTGCTACATATAATATAAATCAAGGCTTATCAAATATAGAGATTATTGGAAAAACTGATGACTATATGCAACTTGGTTTTTCTATTAGAAAAGATTATGAAATTCTTTCAAAGATTATAGAAAAAGTTTTAATTTATCACAATAACACAGAATTTAATGAAGTTATAAAAAATTGGGAGAAGGTTACAAAAGAGAGTGATTTAAACTGGGATTTTATTTTTAAGATTCTAATTATCATTTTATCTATGATTATAATTTTGTTGTTATGGAATTATCAACTTAAAAGACAAGTTAGTAAAAAGACCTATGAATTATCTAAATTATTGAAATTTTTTGATGAAAATGTAATTGCTTCAAGAACTGATTTAGAAGGAAATATTACTTATGTGAGTGATGCTTTTTGTAAAATTAGTGGAAATAGTAGAGAGTTTATGCTTGGGAAAAATCATAGAATTGGAAAACATCCAGATAATGATCCACAAATATATAAAGAGATGTGGCAAACAATTATAGATGGTAAAACATGGAAAGGTAGAATAAAAAATAAAACTAAAGATGGTGGTTACTATTGGGTTGATAGTATTATCGAACAAGAAAAAGATAATGATGGAAATGTAATAGGTTATTTATCTATAAGACATGATGTTACAGCTCAAGTTGAATTGGAAAAATTAAGTGCAAATCTTGAGAATATTATAAAAGAGAGAACTGCTGAATTATATGAAATGAACCAAAAACAAAAAGCTATTTTTGATACAGCAAGTATTGGGATAGTTTTATTAAAAAATAGAATAATAAATGAATTAAATGACAAAATTTGTAATATTTTTGGTTATGAATATGATGAACTTTTAAATCAATCAACTAGAATCTTTTTCTTAAATGATGAAGATTATGATAGTGTAAAAGAAGAGTATGAAATTTTAAAAGAGCATAAAGTTGTAACTTGGGAACAAAAATTTGTAAGAAGAAATGGAATTTCTTTTTGGGCAAGAATTAGTATGCAAGCAATTGATTTTATGGATTTGGACAAAGGAACAGTTGCTATTATTGATGATATTACTTTAGAGAAAAAAGCTTTAGAAGATATCAAAAAAGCAAAAGAGTTAGCAGAAGAATCAACAAAATCAAAAAGCGAATTTTTGGCAAATATGAGCCATGAAATTAGAACTCCAATGAATGCAATAATTGGAATGGCATATCTTGCATTACAAACTAATTTAGATGAACAACAAAAAAATTATATTCAAAAAATTGATAGAGCTTCTAAAAATCTTTTAGGAATTATAAATGATATTTTAGACTTTTCAAAAATTGAAGCAGGGAAAATGCATTTTGAAAAAATTGATTTTTCACTTGATGACATTTTGTCAAATATTTCAAGTCTATTTACATTTCAAACTCAAGAAAAAGGTTTAGAACTTCTATTTGATATTGATACAACTTTGCCACTTGCCTTAAAAGGAGATGCTTTAAGACTAAATCAAGTGCTAACAAATCTTTTAAGTAATGCTATTAAATTTACTTCAAAAGGTGAAGTTATATTAAGTATTAAACAACTATCAAAAAATGAAAATGAAGTTGAAATAAGATTTGATGTAAAAGATTCAGGTATTGGAATTTCTGATGAACAAAAGGCAAAATTATTTAATTCATTTTCTCAAGCTGATAACTCAACAACAAGAAAATATGGAGGAACAGGTTTAGGTCTTGCAATTTCAAAACAGATTGTTGAACTAATGGGCGGAAGTGTTGGTTTAGAGAGTACAGTTGGTGTTGGAAGTGATTTTTATTTTATTTTAAAATTTGATTTACAAGAGAAACAAAAAAATTTAGATTTAATGGAAAATGATATCAATAATCTAAAAGTTCTAATTGTAGATGATAATGCTTCTTCAAGGGAAATACTTGAAAATATTATTAAATCACTAAAATTTGAAGTAAAAGCTTTATGTTGTGGAAAAGAGTCTGTTATTGAATTAAAAGAGGCATATTCAAAAAATGAACCATATAATTTAGTTTTAATGGATTGGAAAATGCCAGATTTAGATGGGATTGAAACAATAATTAAAATCAATGAAGAGATAAAAGAGATTCCAGCTTTTATAATGGTTACAGCTTATGATAGGGATGAACTTATTGAAAAAGCAAAAGAGGTAAAAATTTTAGGTTTCCTTGAAAAACCAATTAGTCCATCAACTCTATATGATACTATCCTTAAATCTTTTGGAAAAGAGATAGTTAAAAGTTCTAAAGAGTTTAGACATGATATCAATTTTAATGAGATAAAAGCTTTAGTTAGTGGAGCAAAAATTCTTTTAGTTGAAGACAATCTTCAAAATCAAGAGATAGCAACAGAGTTTTTAAATAAAGCAAATATAAATATAGTTATTGCAAACAATGGAAAAGAAGCTGTTGATATTTTAAATGAAAATGAAGAGTTTGATGCTGTTTTAATGGATTGTCAAATGCCAATTATGGATGGTTATGAAGCTACAAAACATATAAGAGAGATAGAAAAATTCGCAAATTTACCAATTATTGCTATGACAGCAAATGCAATGCAAGGTGATAAAGAAAAATGTATTAGTGTTGGAATGAATGATTATATCTCTAAACCTTTGGATTTTAATAAGTTTTATGAAACTTTAGGAAAATGGGTTAAACTGAAAAATCCAATCCAAAAAGTTACAGAAAAAATTGAAGTTGAAGATATAAATATCGATAACTTAAAAATAGAAGGCATTGATATAAACGAAGCACTAGCACGAATGGCTGGAAATAAAAAACTCTTTTTAACTCAATTAGAAAGATTTGTTAAATCTCAAGAGGATTTTAAAACTAGAATTGTAGATGAAGATTTAGAAACAGCTATAAGAGAAGCACACACTTTAAAAGGTCTTTGTGGAAATATTGGAGCAAATAGTTTATTTACTAAGGCAAAAGAGCTTGAATACCATCTAAAAGAGAAAGGTTTTGATAATAATAGTTTCCTTTTAATTCAAATTCTAAATGAAGAGTTACAAGAGTTAATTGAAAAAATAAAAGAACAACTAAATATTTTTGGATTAGAAAAAGAAAATGAGAGTTTGGATAATTTGGAAATAGATGAAGAAAAAGTATCTAAACTAATAGATGAACTTCAATATCTTTTAGATGAACTTGATTCAGATGCAATTATAAAAGCAAATGAGTTAAAAAATGAGTTATCAAAAACTCTTCATAGTGAAAAACTTGATAGATTGATGAGTAGTATAAATAATTTTGATTTTGATAAAGCTAGTGAAATTTTACAAACTATAAAATAA
- a CDS encoding HD-GYP domain-containing protein, whose product MQEKKSHKQTILVVDDTPDNLFLVSNLLKDLYSVKVANSGEKALKYLFETNIPPDLILLDIMMPVLSGYDVLKKIKENPQLSSIPIVFLTAKSSVEDEKMGLELGASDYITKPISPPILLARVKTQLENKAAADFLKDHNDFLEKEIQKRTQEIVAIQDVTIFAMASLAETRDNETGNHIRRTRNYVKVLALKLQNHPKFKEYLTDDMINTLYKSAPLHDIGKIGIPDHILLKPGKLTPEEFEIMKTHTTLGKEAIEHAENQLGFEVDFLKTAKEIAYSHQEKYDGSGYPLGLKGDEIPISARLMTVADVYDALISRRVYKESFDLDVTIKIMKEGRGTHFDPDMIDAFLEIKDEFENIAESFNDKHNEE is encoded by the coding sequence ATGCAAGAAAAAAAAAGTCATAAACAGACAATTTTAGTTGTAGATGATACCCCTGATAATCTTTTTTTAGTATCAAATTTATTAAAAGATTTATATAGTGTTAAAGTGGCAAATAGTGGTGAAAAAGCTTTAAAATATCTTTTTGAAACAAATATCCCTCCTGATTTAATCCTTCTTGATATTATGATGCCCGTGTTAAGTGGTTATGATGTTTTAAAAAAGATAAAAGAAAATCCCCAATTAAGTAGTATTCCAATTGTATTTTTAACTGCAAAAAGTTCTGTAGAAGATGAAAAAATGGGATTAGAATTAGGAGCTAGTGATTATATTACAAAACCTATTTCTCCTCCAATTTTATTGGCTCGTGTTAAAACACAACTTGAAAATAAAGCAGCAGCAGATTTTTTAAAAGACCATAATGATTTTTTAGAAAAAGAGATTCAAAAAAGAACTCAAGAGATAGTTGCAATTCAAGATGTTACTATTTTTGCAATGGCGTCGTTGGCTGAAACAAGAGATAATGAAACGGGAAATCATATTAGAAGAACAAGAAATTATGTAAAAGTTCTTGCTTTAAAACTACAAAATCATCCAAAATTCAAAGAGTATTTAACGGATGATATGATTAACACTTTATATAAATCAGCTCCTTTACATGATATTGGAAAAATTGGAATTCCTGATCATATTTTATTAAAACCTGGAAAACTAACTCCTGAAGAGTTTGAGATTATGAAAACTCACACAACTTTAGGAAAAGAGGCGATTGAACATGCTGAAAATCAACTAGGATTTGAGGTTGATTTTTTAAAAACTGCAAAAGAGATAGCTTATTCTCATCAGGAAAAGTATGATGGTTCAGGTTATCCTTTAGGACTAAAAGGTGATGAAATACCAATTAGTGCAAGACTTATGACAGTTGCTGATGTTTATGATGCCTTGATTAGTAGAAGAGTTTATAAAGAGAGTTTTGATTTAGATGTAACAATAAAAATAATGAAAGAGGGTAGAGGAACTCATTTTGACCCTGATATGATAGATGCATTTTTAGAGATAAAAGATGAGTTTGAAAATATAGCAGAAAGTTTTAACGACAAACATAACGAGGAATAA
- a CDS encoding metallophosphoesterase, with protein sequence MTYVIGDVHGEFDCLRRLVEKLPKESKLIFVGDLVDRGRKSKEVVEFVKNNNFLCVLGNHEKMMIEYVDEFEKTYPNLPCMIYYHRWIHNGGKQTLLSYKVIEVDKSDGKLVCLEDKEKFQRLLDDVKWLKTLPLFIELEFKKNDKPIVISHASMADVWYLKDDVKKQETIEEYALWNRKEPKIDVPIFNIFGHTIQKEVDLTKHFIDVDTGCCYADKGYGKLSAYCIETNQIIFTK encoded by the coding sequence ATGACTTATGTAATTGGTGATGTTCATGGAGAGTTTGATTGTCTAAGAAGATTAGTAGAAAAACTTCCAAAAGAGTCTAAACTTATTTTTGTTGGTGATTTAGTTGATAGGGGAAGAAAATCAAAAGAGGTTGTGGAGTTTGTAAAAAACAATAATTTTTTATGTGTTCTTGGAAATCATGAAAAAATGATGATTGAGTATGTTGATGAGTTTGAAAAAACATATCCAAATCTTCCTTGTATGATTTATTATCACCGATGGATACACAACGGTGGAAAACAGACACTTCTTTCTTATAAAGTTATAGAAGTAGATAAAAGTGATGGAAAATTGGTTTGCCTTGAAGATAAAGAAAAATTCCAAAGACTTTTAGATGATGTGAAGTGGTTAAAAACTTTACCTCTATTTATAGAATTGGAGTTTAAAAAAAATGATAAACCAATAGTGATTTCTCACGCTTCTATGGCTGATGTTTGGTATTTAAAAGATGATGTAAAAAAACAAGAAACTATAGAAGAGTATGCTTTATGGAATAGAAAAGAACCAAAAATTGATGTTCCAATTTTTAATATTTTTGGACACACTATTCAAAAAGAGGTAGATTTAACAAAACATTTTATAGATGTAGATACTGGGTGTTGTTATGCAGATAAAGGTTATGGAAAATTAAGTGCTTACTGTATAGAAACAAATCAAATTATTTTTACTAAATAA